A genomic stretch from Carassius auratus strain Wakin chromosome 35, ASM336829v1, whole genome shotgun sequence includes:
- the LOC113054006 gene encoding axoneme-associated protein mst101(2)-like isoform X13 has product MMASVLPHKNVAQSPVALHAVNHVVREEVRQVVMAREKVVVKAREKVVVKAREKVVVKAREKVVVKAREKVVVKAREKVVVKAREKVVEAAREKVVVKAREKVVVKAREKVVVKAREKVVVKAREKVVVKAREKVVVKAREKVVEAAREKVVVKAREKVVVKAREKVVVKAREKVVVKAREKVVEAAREKVVVKAREKVVVKAREKVVVKAREKVVEAAREKVGEKAGEKVVEAVGEKVVEAVGEKVVEAAMEKVGEKVVEAAREKVVEAAREKVVEAAREKVVEAAREKVVVKAREKVVVKAREKVVVKAREKVVVKAREKVVEAAREKVGEKAGEKVVEAVREKVGEKVVEAAMEKVGEKVVEAAREKVGVKAREKVVARDKVVARDKVVVKVVVKAGEKVVVKAGEKVVVKAGEKVVVKAGEKVVVKAGEKVVVKAGEKVVEVAREKVVVKAREKVVVKAREKVVVKAREKVGETVVEVAKEKVVVKAREKVVVKAREKVVVKAGEKVVVKAGEKVVVKAGEKVVVKAGEKVVVKVVEVAKEKVGVKAREKVGVKAREKVGVKAREKVGVKAREKVGVKAREKVGVKAREKVGVKAREKVGVKAREKVVVKAREKVVVKAREKVVEAAREKVVVKAREKVVVKVVEVARDKVVGSAREKVVEAAREKVVEAAREKVVEAAREKVVVKAREKVVEAAREKVVEAAREKVVVKAREKVVVKVIEVVVARKVVRELVVDVVKVRDVVKEMVMGLNTYWRSLQFSVLYAMSSLFAQTVYKDCSHLK; this is encoded by the exons atgatggccagtgtcctgccacaCAAAAATGTTGCCCAGTCACCGGtggctttgcatgcagtgaaccaCGTGGTCAGGGAAGAGGTCAGGCAAGTTGTCATGGCAAGGGAGAAGGTCGTGGTGAAGGCAAGGGAGAAGGTCGTGGTGAAGGCAAGGGAGAAGGTCGTGGTGAAGGCAAGGGAGAAGGTCGTGGTGAAGGCAAGGGAGAAGGTCGTGGTGAAGGCAAGGGAGAAGGTCGTGGTGAAGGCAAGGGAGAAGGTCGTGGAAGCGGCAAGGGAGAAGGTCGTGGTGAAGGCCAGGGAGAAGGTCGTGGTGAAGGCCAGGGAGAAGGTCGTGGTGAAGGCCAGGGAGAAGGTCGTGGTGAAGGCCAGGGAGAAGGTCGTGGTGAAGGCCAGGGAGAAGGTCGTGGTGAAGGCCAGGGAGAAGGTCGTGGAAGCGGCCAGGGAGAAGGTCGTGGTGAAGGCCAGGGAGAAGGTCGTGGTGAAGGCCAGGGAGAAGGTCGTGGTGAAGGCCAGGGAGAAGGTCGTGGTGAAGGCCAGGGAGAAGGTCGTGGAAGCGGCCAGGGAGAAGGTCGTGGTGAAGGCAAGGGAGAAGGTCGTGGTGAAGGCCAGGGAGAAGGTCGTGGTGAAGGCCAGGGAGAAGGTCGTGGAAGCGGCCAGGGAGAAGGTCGGGGAGAAGGCAGGGGAGAAGGTCGTGGAAGCGGTCGGGGAGAAGGTCGTGGAAGCGGTCGGGGAGAAGGTCGTGGAAGCGGCAATGGAGAAGGTCGGGGAGAAGGTCGTGGAAGCGGCCAGGGAGAAGGTCGTGGAAGCGGCCAGGGAGAAGGTCGTGGAAGCGGCCAGGGAGAAGGTCGTGGAAGCGGCCAGGGAGAAGGTCGTGGTGAAGGCCAGGGAGAAGGTCGTGGTGAAGGCCAGGGAGAAGGTCGTGGTGAAGGCCAGGGAGAAGGTCGTGGTGAAGGCCAGGGAGAAGGTCGTGGAAGCGGCCAGGGAGAAGGTCGGGGAGAAGGCAGGGGAGAAGGTCGTGGAAGCGGTCAGGGAGAAGGTCGGGGAGAAGGTCGTGGAAGCGGCAATGGAGAAGGTCGGGGAGAAGGTCGTGGAAGCGGCAAGGGAGAAGGTCGGGGTGAAGGCAAGGGAGAAGGTCGTGGCCAGGGACAAGGTCGTGGCCAGGGACAAGGTCGTGGTGAAG GTCGTGGTGAAGGCAGGGGAGAAGGTCGTGGTGAAGGCAGGGGAGAAGGTCGTGGTGAAGGCAGGGGAGAAGGTCGTGGTGAAGGCAGGGGAGAAGGTCGTGGTGAAGGCAGGGGAGAAGGTCGTGGTGAAGGCAGGGGAGAAGGTCGTGGAAGTGGCCAGGGAGAAG GTCGTGGTGAAGGCAAGGGAGAAGGTCGTGGTGAAGGCAAGGGAGAAGGTCGTGGTGAAGGCAAGGGAGAAGGTCGGGGAGACGGTCGTGGAAGTGGCCAAGGAGAAGGTCGTGGTGAAGGCAAGGGAGAAGGTCGTGGTGAAGGCAAGGGAGAAG GTCGTGGTGAAGGCAGGGGAGAAGGTCGTGGTGAAGGCAGGGGAGAAGGTCGTGGTGAAGGCAGGGGAGAAGGTCGTGGTGAAGGCAGGGGAGAAGGTCGTGGTGAAGGTCGTGGAAGTGGCCAAGGAGAAGGTCGGGGTGAAGGCAAGGGAGAAGGTCGGGGTGAAGGCAAGGGAGAAGGTCGGGGTGAAGGCAAGGGAGAAGGTCGGGGTGAAGGCAAGGGAGAAGGTCGGGGTGAAGGCAAGGGAGAAGGTTGGGGTGAAGGCAAGGGAGAAGGTCGGGGTGAAGGCAAGGGAGAAGGTCGGGGTGAAGGCAAGGGAGAAG GTCGTGGTGAAGGCAAGGGAGAAG GTCGTGGTGAAGGCAAGGGAGAAGGTCGTGGAAGCGGCCAGGGAGAAGGTCGTGGTGAAGGCAAGGGAGAAG GTCGTGGTGAAGGTCGTGGAAGTGGCCAGGGACAAGGTCGTGGGATCGGCCAGGGAGAAGGTTGTGGAAGCGGCCAGGGAGAAGGTCGTGGAAGCGGCCAGGGAGAAG GTCGTGGAAGCGGCCAGGGAGAAGGTCGTGGTGAAGGCAAGGGAGAAG GTCGTGGAAGCGGCCAGGGAGAAGGTCGTGGAAGCGGCCAGGGAGAAGGTCGTGGTGAAGGCAAGGGAGAAG GTCGTGGTGAAGGTCATTGAAGTGGTTGTGGCCAGGAAAGTGGTTCGGGAACTGGTTGTGGATGTGGTCAAGGTCCGAGATGTGGTCAAGGAAATGGTCATGGGTCTTAATACTTATTGGAGATCCCTTCAATTCAGTGTTTTATATGCCATGTCTTCCCTGTTTGCTCAAACAGTTTACAAAGATTGTTCCCATCTCAAATAA
- the LOC113054006 gene encoding axoneme-associated protein mst101(2)-like isoform X6, with protein sequence MMASVLPHKNVAQSPVALHAVNHVVREEVRQVVMAREKVVVKAREKVVVKAREKVVVKAREKVVVKAREKVVVKAREKVVVKAREKVVEAAREKVVVKAREKVVVKAREKVVVKAREKVVVKAREKVVVKAREKVVVKAREKVVEAAREKVVVKAREKVVVKAREKVVVKAREKVVVKAREKVVEAAREKVVVKAREKVVVKAREKVVVKAREKVVEAAREKVGEKAGEKVVEAVGEKVVEAVGEKVVEAAMEKVGEKVVEAAREKVVEAAREKVVEAAREKVVEAAREKVVVKAREKVVVKAREKVVVKAREKVVVKAREKVVEAAREKVGEKAGEKVVEAVREKVGEKVVEAAMEKVGEKVVEAAREKVGVKAREKVVARDKVVARDKVVVKVVVKAGEKVVVKAGEKVVVKAGEKVVVKAGEKVVVKAGEKVVVKAGEKVVEVAREKVGETVVVKAREKVVVKAREKVVVKAREKVGETVVEVAKEKVVVKAREKVVVKAREKVVVKAGEKVVVKAGEKVVVKAGEKVVVKAGEKVVVKVVEVAKEKVGVKAREKVGVKAREKVGVKAREKVGVKAREKVGVKAREKVGVKAREKVGVKAREKVGVKAREKVVVKAREKVVVKAREKVVEAAREKVVVKAREKVVVKVVEVARDKVVGSAREKVVEAAREKVVEAAREKVVEAAREKVVVKAREKVVEAAREKVVEAAREKVVVKAREKVVVKVIEVVVARKVVRELVVDVVKVRDVVKEMVMGLNTYWRSLQFSVLYAMSSLFAQTVYKDCSHLK encoded by the exons atgatggccagtgtcctgccacaCAAAAATGTTGCCCAGTCACCGGtggctttgcatgcagtgaaccaCGTGGTCAGGGAAGAGGTCAGGCAAGTTGTCATGGCAAGGGAGAAGGTCGTGGTGAAGGCAAGGGAGAAGGTCGTGGTGAAGGCAAGGGAGAAGGTCGTGGTGAAGGCAAGGGAGAAGGTCGTGGTGAAGGCAAGGGAGAAGGTCGTGGTGAAGGCAAGGGAGAAGGTCGTGGTGAAGGCAAGGGAGAAGGTCGTGGAAGCGGCAAGGGAGAAGGTCGTGGTGAAGGCCAGGGAGAAGGTCGTGGTGAAGGCCAGGGAGAAGGTCGTGGTGAAGGCCAGGGAGAAGGTCGTGGTGAAGGCCAGGGAGAAGGTCGTGGTGAAGGCCAGGGAGAAGGTCGTGGTGAAGGCCAGGGAGAAGGTCGTGGAAGCGGCCAGGGAGAAGGTCGTGGTGAAGGCCAGGGAGAAGGTCGTGGTGAAGGCCAGGGAGAAGGTCGTGGTGAAGGCCAGGGAGAAGGTCGTGGTGAAGGCCAGGGAGAAGGTCGTGGAAGCGGCCAGGGAGAAGGTCGTGGTGAAGGCAAGGGAGAAGGTCGTGGTGAAGGCCAGGGAGAAGGTCGTGGTGAAGGCCAGGGAGAAGGTCGTGGAAGCGGCCAGGGAGAAGGTCGGGGAGAAGGCAGGGGAGAAGGTCGTGGAAGCGGTCGGGGAGAAGGTCGTGGAAGCGGTCGGGGAGAAGGTCGTGGAAGCGGCAATGGAGAAGGTCGGGGAGAAGGTCGTGGAAGCGGCCAGGGAGAAGGTCGTGGAAGCGGCCAGGGAGAAGGTCGTGGAAGCGGCCAGGGAGAAGGTCGTGGAAGCGGCCAGGGAGAAGGTCGTGGTGAAGGCCAGGGAGAAGGTCGTGGTGAAGGCCAGGGAGAAGGTCGTGGTGAAGGCCAGGGAGAAGGTCGTGGTGAAGGCCAGGGAGAAGGTCGTGGAAGCGGCCAGGGAGAAGGTCGGGGAGAAGGCAGGGGAGAAGGTCGTGGAAGCGGTCAGGGAGAAGGTCGGGGAGAAGGTCGTGGAAGCGGCAATGGAGAAGGTCGGGGAGAAGGTCGTGGAAGCGGCAAGGGAGAAGGTCGGGGTGAAGGCAAGGGAGAAGGTCGTGGCCAGGGACAAGGTCGTGGCCAGGGACAAGGTCGTGGTGAAG GTCGTGGTGAAGGCAGGGGAGAAGGTCGTGGTGAAGGCAGGGGAGAAGGTCGTGGTGAAGGCAGGGGAGAAGGTCGTGGTGAAGGCAGGGGAGAAGGTCGTGGTGAAGGCAGGGGAGAAGGTCGTGGTGAAGGCAGGGGAGAAGGTCGTGGAAGTGGCCAGGGAGAAGGTCGGGGAGACG GTCGTGGTGAAGGCAAGGGAGAAGGTCGTGGTGAAGGCAAGGGAGAAGGTCGTGGTGAAGGCAAGGGAGAAGGTCGGGGAGACGGTCGTGGAAGTGGCCAAGGAGAAGGTCGTGGTGAAGGCAAGGGAGAAGGTCGTGGTGAAGGCAAGGGAGAAG GTCGTGGTGAAGGCAGGGGAGAAGGTCGTGGTGAAGGCAGGGGAGAAGGTCGTGGTGAAGGCAGGGGAGAAGGTCGTGGTGAAGGCAGGGGAGAAGGTCGTGGTGAAGGTCGTGGAAGTGGCCAAGGAGAAGGTCGGGGTGAAGGCAAGGGAGAAGGTCGGGGTGAAGGCAAGGGAGAAGGTCGGGGTGAAGGCAAGGGAGAAGGTCGGGGTGAAGGCAAGGGAGAAGGTCGGGGTGAAGGCAAGGGAGAAGGTTGGGGTGAAGGCAAGGGAGAAGGTCGGGGTGAAGGCAAGGGAGAAGGTCGGGGTGAAGGCAAGGGAGAAG GTCGTGGTGAAGGCAAGGGAGAAG GTCGTGGTGAAGGCAAGGGAGAAGGTCGTGGAAGCGGCCAGGGAGAAGGTCGTGGTGAAGGCAAGGGAGAAG GTCGTGGTGAAGGTCGTGGAAGTGGCCAGGGACAAGGTCGTGGGATCGGCCAGGGAGAAGGTTGTGGAAGCGGCCAGGGAGAAGGTCGTGGAAGCGGCCAGGGAGAAG GTCGTGGAAGCGGCCAGGGAGAAGGTCGTGGTGAAGGCAAGGGAGAAG GTCGTGGAAGCGGCCAGGGAGAAGGTCGTGGAAGCGGCCAGGGAGAAGGTCGTGGTGAAGGCAAGGGAGAAG GTCGTGGTGAAGGTCATTGAAGTGGTTGTGGCCAGGAAAGTGGTTCGGGAACTGGTTGTGGATGTGGTCAAGGTCCGAGATGTGGTCAAGGAAATGGTCATGGGTCTTAATACTTATTGGAGATCCCTTCAATTCAGTGTTTTATATGCCATGTCTTCCCTGTTTGCTCAAACAGTTTACAAAGATTGTTCCCATCTCAAATAA
- the LOC113054006 gene encoding axoneme-associated protein mst101(2)-like isoform X35, which produces MMASVLPHKNVAQSPVALHAVNHVVREEVRQVVMAREKVVVKAREKVVVKAREKVVVKAREKVVVKAREKVVVKAREKVVVKAREKVVEAAREKVVVKAREKVVVKAREKVVVKAREKVVVKAREKVVVKAREKVVVKAREKVVEAAREKAREKVVEAAREKVGEKVVEAAREKVVEAAREKVVEAAREKVVVKAREKVVVKAREKVVVKAREKVVVKAREKVVEAAREKVGEKAGEKVVEAVREKVGEKVVEAAMEKVGEKVVEAAREKVGVKAREKVVARDKVVARDKVVVKVVVKAGEKVVVKAGEKVVVKAGEKVVVKAGEKVVVKAGEKVVVKAGEKVVEVAREKVGETVVVKVVEVAMEKVVVKAREKVVVKAREKVVVKAREKVGETVVEVAKEKVVVKAREKVVVKAREKVVVKAGEKVVVKAGEKVVVKAGEKVVVKAGEKVVVKVVEVAKEKVGVKAREKVGVKAREKVGVKAREKVGVKAREKVGVKAREKVGVKAREKVGVKAREKVGVKAREKVVVKAREKVVVKAREKVVEAAREKVVVKAREKVVVKVVEVARDKVVGSAREKVVEAAREKVVEAAREKVVEAAREKVVVKAREKVVEAAREKVVEAAREKVVVKAREKVVVKVIEVVVARKVVRELVVDVVKVRDVVKEMVMGLNTYWRSLQFSVLYAMSSLFAQTVYKDCSHLK; this is translated from the exons atgatggccagtgtcctgccacaCAAAAATGTTGCCCAGTCACCGGtggctttgcatgcagtgaaccaCGTGGTCAGGGAAGAGGTCAGGCAAGTTGTCATGGCAAGGGAGAAGGTCGTGGTGAAGGCAAGGGAGAAGGTCGTGGTGAAGGCAAGGGAGAAGGTCGTGGTGAAGGCAAGGGAGAAGGTCGTGGTGAAGGCAAGGGAGAAGGTCGTGGTGAAGGCAAGGGAGAAGGTCGTGGTGAAGGCAAGGGAGAAGGTCGTGGAAGCGGCAAGGGAGAAGGTCGTGGTGAAGGCCAGGGAGAAGGTCGTGGTGAAGGCCAGGGAGAAGGTCGTGGTGAAGGCCAGGGAGAAGGTCGTGGTGAAGGCCAGGGAGAAGGTCGTGGTGAAGGCCAGGGAGAAGGTCGTGGTGAAGGCCAGGGAGAAGGTCGTGGAAGCGGCCAGGGAGAAG GCCAGGGAGAAGGTCGTGGAAGCGGCCAGGGAGAAGGTCGGGGAGAAG GTCGTGGAAGCGGCCAGGGAGAAGGTCGTGGAAGCGGCCAGGGAGAAGGTCGTGGAAGCGGCCAGGGAGAAGGTCGTGGTGAAGGCCAGGGAGAAGGTCGTGGTGAAGGCCAGGGAGAAGGTCGTGGTGAAGGCCAGGGAGAAGGTCGTGGTGAAGGCCAGGGAGAAGGTCGTGGAAGCGGCCAGGGAGAAGGTCGGGGAGAAGGCAGGGGAGAAGGTCGTGGAAGCGGTCAGGGAGAAGGTCGGGGAGAAGGTCGTGGAAGCGGCAATGGAGAAGGTCGGGGAGAAGGTCGTGGAAGCGGCAAGGGAGAAGGTCGGGGTGAAGGCAAGGGAGAAGGTCGTGGCCAGGGACAAGGTCGTGGCCAGGGACAAGGTCGTGGTGAAG GTCGTGGTGAAGGCAGGGGAGAAGGTCGTGGTGAAGGCAGGGGAGAAGGTCGTGGTGAAGGCAGGGGAGAAGGTCGTGGTGAAGGCAGGGGAGAAGGTCGTGGTGAAGGCAGGGGAGAAGGTCGTGGTGAAGGCAGGGGAGAAGGTCGTGGAAGTGGCCAGGGAGAAGGTCGGGGAGACGGTCGTGGTGAAGGTCGTGGAAGTGGCAATGGAGAAGGTCGTGGTGAAGGCAAGGGAGAAGGTCGTGGTGAAGGCAAGGGAGAAGGTCGTGGTGAAGGCAAGGGAGAAGGTCGGGGAGACGGTCGTGGAAGTGGCCAAGGAGAAGGTCGTGGTGAAGGCAAGGGAGAAGGTCGTGGTGAAGGCAAGGGAGAAG GTCGTGGTGAAGGCAGGGGAGAAGGTCGTGGTGAAGGCAGGGGAGAAGGTCGTGGTGAAGGCAGGGGAGAAGGTCGTGGTGAAGGCAGGGGAGAAGGTCGTGGTGAAGGTCGTGGAAGTGGCCAAGGAGAAGGTCGGGGTGAAGGCAAGGGAGAAGGTCGGGGTGAAGGCAAGGGAGAAGGTCGGGGTGAAGGCAAGGGAGAAGGTCGGGGTGAAGGCAAGGGAGAAGGTCGGGGTGAAGGCAAGGGAGAAGGTTGGGGTGAAGGCAAGGGAGAAGGTCGGGGTGAAGGCAAGGGAGAAGGTCGGGGTGAAGGCAAGGGAGAAG GTCGTGGTGAAGGCAAGGGAGAAG GTCGTGGTGAAGGCAAGGGAGAAGGTCGTGGAAGCGGCCAGGGAGAAGGTCGTGGTGAAGGCAAGGGAGAAG GTCGTGGTGAAGGTCGTGGAAGTGGCCAGGGACAAGGTCGTGGGATCGGCCAGGGAGAAGGTTGTGGAAGCGGCCAGGGAGAAGGTCGTGGAAGCGGCCAGGGAGAAG GTCGTGGAAGCGGCCAGGGAGAAGGTCGTGGTGAAGGCAAGGGAGAAG GTCGTGGAAGCGGCCAGGGAGAAGGTCGTGGAAGCGGCCAGGGAGAAGGTCGTGGTGAAGGCAAGGGAGAAG GTCGTGGTGAAGGTCATTGAAGTGGTTGTGGCCAGGAAAGTGGTTCGGGAACTGGTTGTGGATGTGGTCAAGGTCCGAGATGTGGTCAAGGAAATGGTCATGGGTCTTAATACTTATTGGAGATCCCTTCAATTCAGTGTTTTATATGCCATGTCTTCCCTGTTTGCTCAAACAGTTTACAAAGATTGTTCCCATCTCAAATAA
- the LOC113054006 gene encoding axoneme-associated protein mst101(2)-like isoform X8, giving the protein MMASVLPHKNVAQSPVALHAVNHVVREEVRQVVMAREKVVVKAREKVVVKAREKVVVKAREKVVVKAREKVVVKAREKVVVKAREKVVEAAREKVVVKAREKVVVKAREKVVVKAREKVVVKAREKVVVKAREKVVVKAREKVVEAAREKVVVKAREKVVVKAREKVVVKAREKVVVKAREKVVEAAREKVVVKAREKVVVKAREKVVVKAREKVVEAAREKVGEKAGEKVVEAVGEKVVEAVGEKVVEAAMEKVGEKVVEAAREKVVEAAREKVVEAAREKVVEAAREKVVVKAREKVVVKAREKVVVKAREKVVVKAREKVVEAAREKVGEKAGEKVVEAVREKVGEKVVEAAMEKVGEKVVEAAREKVGVKAREKVVARDKVVARDKVVVKVVVKAGEKVVVKAGEKVVVKAGEKVVVKAGEKVVVKAGEKVVVKAGEKVVEVAREKVGETVVVKVVEVAMEKVVVKAREKVVVKAREKVVVKAREKVGETVVEVAKEKVVVKAREKVVVKAREKVVVKAGEKVVVKAGEKVVVKAGEKVVVKAGEKVVVKVVEVAKEKVGVKAREKVGVKAREKVGVKAREKVGVKAREKVGVKAREKVGVKAREKVVVKAREKVVVKAREKVVEAAREKVVVKAREKVVVKVVEVARDKVVGSAREKVVEAAREKVVEAAREKVVEAAREKVVVKAREKVVEAAREKVVEAAREKVVVKAREKVVVKVIEVVVARKVVRELVVDVVKVRDVVKEMVMGLNTYWRSLQFSVLYAMSSLFAQTVYKDCSHLK; this is encoded by the exons atgatggccagtgtcctgccacaCAAAAATGTTGCCCAGTCACCGGtggctttgcatgcagtgaaccaCGTGGTCAGGGAAGAGGTCAGGCAAGTTGTCATGGCAAGGGAGAAGGTCGTGGTGAAGGCAAGGGAGAAGGTCGTGGTGAAGGCAAGGGAGAAGGTCGTGGTGAAGGCAAGGGAGAAGGTCGTGGTGAAGGCAAGGGAGAAGGTCGTGGTGAAGGCAAGGGAGAAGGTCGTGGTGAAGGCAAGGGAGAAGGTCGTGGAAGCGGCAAGGGAGAAGGTCGTGGTGAAGGCCAGGGAGAAGGTCGTGGTGAAGGCCAGGGAGAAGGTCGTGGTGAAGGCCAGGGAGAAGGTCGTGGTGAAGGCCAGGGAGAAGGTCGTGGTGAAGGCCAGGGAGAAGGTCGTGGTGAAGGCCAGGGAGAAGGTCGTGGAAGCGGCCAGGGAGAAGGTCGTGGTGAAGGCCAGGGAGAAGGTCGTGGTGAAGGCCAGGGAGAAGGTCGTGGTGAAGGCCAGGGAGAAGGTCGTGGTGAAGGCCAGGGAGAAGGTCGTGGAAGCGGCCAGGGAGAAGGTCGTGGTGAAGGCAAGGGAGAAGGTCGTGGTGAAGGCCAGGGAGAAGGTCGTGGTGAAGGCCAGGGAGAAGGTCGTGGAAGCGGCCAGGGAGAAGGTCGGGGAGAAGGCAGGGGAGAAGGTCGTGGAAGCGGTCGGGGAGAAGGTCGTGGAAGCGGTCGGGGAGAAGGTCGTGGAAGCGGCAATGGAGAAGGTCGGGGAGAAGGTCGTGGAAGCGGCCAGGGAGAAGGTCGTGGAAGCGGCCAGGGAGAAGGTCGTGGAAGCGGCCAGGGAGAAGGTCGTGGAAGCGGCCAGGGAGAAGGTCGTGGTGAAGGCCAGGGAGAAGGTCGTGGTGAAGGCCAGGGAGAAGGTCGTGGTGAAGGCCAGGGAGAAGGTCGTGGTGAAGGCCAGGGAGAAGGTCGTGGAAGCGGCCAGGGAGAAGGTCGGGGAGAAGGCAGGGGAGAAGGTCGTGGAAGCGGTCAGGGAGAAGGTCGGGGAGAAGGTCGTGGAAGCGGCAATGGAGAAGGTCGGGGAGAAGGTCGTGGAAGCGGCAAGGGAGAAGGTCGGGGTGAAGGCAAGGGAGAAGGTCGTGGCCAGGGACAAGGTCGTGGCCAGGGACAAGGTCGTGGTGAAG GTCGTGGTGAAGGCAGGGGAGAAGGTCGTGGTGAAGGCAGGGGAGAAGGTCGTGGTGAAGGCAGGGGAGAAGGTCGTGGTGAAGGCAGGGGAGAAGGTCGTGGTGAAGGCAGGGGAGAAGGTCGTGGTGAAGGCAGGGGAGAAGGTCGTGGAAGTGGCCAGGGAGAAGGTCGGGGAGACGGTCGTGGTGAAGGTCGTGGAAGTGGCAATGGAGAAGGTCGTGGTGAAGGCAAGGGAGAAGGTCGTGGTGAAGGCAAGGGAGAAGGTCGTGGTGAAGGCAAGGGAGAAGGTCGGGGAGACGGTCGTGGAAGTGGCCAAGGAGAAGGTCGTGGTGAAGGCAAGGGAGAAGGTCGTGGTGAAGGCAAGGGAGAAG GTCGTGGTGAAGGCAGGGGAGAAGGTCGTGGTGAAGGCAGGGGAGAAGGTCGTGGTGAAGGCAGGGGAGAAGGTCGTGGTGAAGGCAGGGGAGAAGGTCGTGGTGAAGGTCGTGGAAGTGGCCAAGGAGAAG GTCGGGGTGAAGGCAAGGGAGAAGGTCGGGGTGAAGGCAAGGGAGAAGGTCGGGGTGAAGGCAAGGGAGAAGGTTGGGGTGAAGGCAAGGGAGAAGGTCGGGGTGAAGGCAAGGGAGAAGGTCGGGGTGAAGGCAAGGGAGAAG GTCGTGGTGAAGGCAAGGGAGAAG GTCGTGGTGAAGGCAAGGGAGAAGGTCGTGGAAGCGGCCAGGGAGAAGGTCGTGGTGAAGGCAAGGGAGAAG GTCGTGGTGAAGGTCGTGGAAGTGGCCAGGGACAAGGTCGTGGGATCGGCCAGGGAGAAGGTTGTGGAAGCGGCCAGGGAGAAGGTCGTGGAAGCGGCCAGGGAGAAG GTCGTGGAAGCGGCCAGGGAGAAGGTCGTGGTGAAGGCAAGGGAGAAG GTCGTGGAAGCGGCCAGGGAGAAGGTCGTGGAAGCGGCCAGGGAGAAGGTCGTGGTGAAGGCAAGGGAGAAG GTCGTGGTGAAGGTCATTGAAGTGGTTGTGGCCAGGAAAGTGGTTCGGGAACTGGTTGTGGATGTGGTCAAGGTCCGAGATGTGGTCAAGGAAATGGTCATGGGTCTTAATACTTATTGGAGATCCCTTCAATTCAGTGTTTTATATGCCATGTCTTCCCTGTTTGCTCAAACAGTTTACAAAGATTGTTCCCATCTCAAATAA